In the genome of Pangasianodon hypophthalmus isolate fPanHyp1 chromosome 23, fPanHyp1.pri, whole genome shotgun sequence, one region contains:
- the LOC113546198 gene encoding transmembrane ascorbate-dependent reductase CYB561 isoform X1 encodes MSSSSALSYQKKKVRSKTAGVMEGGLRMLPCYVASSQVLGVACVVLTGVWMGHYHGGYAWDSSQQQFNVHPLCMIIGLVFLYGDGVLVYRVFRNESKRSVKILHALIHMMALIISIVGLVAVFDVHNKAGFSNMTSLHSWCGMLTFILFLMQWLLGLGFFLFPWASTVLRRWYLPLHVFFGLVLLAMAVGSSLTGIAEKAIFSGLPPFAPEEVLTNILSLLLVCFAVIVGYVVTREEFRRPPNPEEEALSVHFNTLSEDSRPSTP; translated from the exons at gAGCAGCTCGAGCGCACTTTCTTATCAAAAGAAGAAGGTGAGAAGTAAAACTGCAG GAGTGATGGAGGGTGGATTGCGGATGCTGCCGTGCTACGTGGCCAGCTCTCAGGTGCTGGGCGTGGCGTGTGTGGTGCTCACGGGTGTGTGGATGGGCCACTACCACGGGGGCTACGCCTGGGACAGCTCGCAACAGCAGTTTAACGTGCACCCGCTCTGCATGATCATAGGCCTCGTCTTCCTCTATGGAGACG GCGTGCTGGTGTACCGTGTGTTCAGAAACGAGAGTAAGCGCTCGGTGAAGATCCTCCACGCTCTGATACACATGATGGCCCTCATCATTAGCATTGTGG GTCTGGTGGCTGTGTTCGATGTCCACAATAAAGCCGGCTTCTCTAACATGACCTCTCTGCATAGCTGGTGTGGCATGCTTAccttcatcctcttcctcatgcAG TGGCTGCTGGGATTGGGCTTCTTCCTGTTTCCCTGGGCATCAACAGTGCTACGGAGATGGTATCTGCCACTGCATGTATTCTTTGGCCTGGTGCTCCTTGCCATGGCGGTGGGTTCCTCGCTCACTGGCATTGCAGAGAAAGCGATCTTCAGTGGCCT GCCGCCGTTTGCTCCTGAGGAGGTTCTGACCAACATACTCAGCCTGCTGCTGGTGTGTTTCGCGGTAATTGTGGGCTATGTGGTGACCAGAGAAGAGTTCAGACGACCGCCGAACCCCGAGGAAGAGGCTCTGTCTGTTCACTTCAACACTCTGAGTGAAGACTCCAGGCCCAGCACGCCTTAA
- the LOC113546198 gene encoding transmembrane ascorbate-dependent reductase CYB561 isoform X2, with protein MEGGLRMLPCYVASSQVLGVACVVLTGVWMGHYHGGYAWDSSQQQFNVHPLCMIIGLVFLYGDGVLVYRVFRNESKRSVKILHALIHMMALIISIVGLVAVFDVHNKAGFSNMTSLHSWCGMLTFILFLMQWLLGLGFFLFPWASTVLRRWYLPLHVFFGLVLLAMAVGSSLTGIAEKAIFSGLPPFAPEEVLTNILSLLLVCFAVIVGYVVTREEFRRPPNPEEEALSVHFNTLSEDSRPSTP; from the exons ATGGAGGGTGGATTGCGGATGCTGCCGTGCTACGTGGCCAGCTCTCAGGTGCTGGGCGTGGCGTGTGTGGTGCTCACGGGTGTGTGGATGGGCCACTACCACGGGGGCTACGCCTGGGACAGCTCGCAACAGCAGTTTAACGTGCACCCGCTCTGCATGATCATAGGCCTCGTCTTCCTCTATGGAGACG GCGTGCTGGTGTACCGTGTGTTCAGAAACGAGAGTAAGCGCTCGGTGAAGATCCTCCACGCTCTGATACACATGATGGCCCTCATCATTAGCATTGTGG GTCTGGTGGCTGTGTTCGATGTCCACAATAAAGCCGGCTTCTCTAACATGACCTCTCTGCATAGCTGGTGTGGCATGCTTAccttcatcctcttcctcatgcAG TGGCTGCTGGGATTGGGCTTCTTCCTGTTTCCCTGGGCATCAACAGTGCTACGGAGATGGTATCTGCCACTGCATGTATTCTTTGGCCTGGTGCTCCTTGCCATGGCGGTGGGTTCCTCGCTCACTGGCATTGCAGAGAAAGCGATCTTCAGTGGCCT GCCGCCGTTTGCTCCTGAGGAGGTTCTGACCAACATACTCAGCCTGCTGCTGGTGTGTTTCGCGGTAATTGTGGGCTATGTGGTGACCAGAGAAGAGTTCAGACGACCGCCGAACCCCGAGGAAGAGGCTCTGTCTGTTCACTTCAACACTCTGAGTGAAGACTCCAGGCCCAGCACGCCTTAA